CCCCTAGCCGTCGGGGCCTTCGAGTGTTTGGGTGGCAGCGCCTTTGAGCTCCGATCGCTGCCGGATCAACGCGTCCAGAATAGGCGTATCGAGCGCGGCATAGTCCCGCGGGGACATCCCCATAAAGGAATGGAATTCTCGCACGAAATGGGCCTGGTCATGGTAGCTGCCATCGATCACCTCACTCCATTTCCGGTCGGTCGAAAGCATGTAATCCATCAGGCTCCGCATCAGCCTCTGGCGGCGCAGGAGCACGGCTGGCGGAAAGCCGAAATGCTTGTTGCAGAGCCGTTCGAGAGTTCGCTTCGACAAGTCCAGCTTCGCGGCGAACTCGGCAACATTGACGGTTGCGTGATCTACCAGTGCACGGTGCGCCTGCACGATGCGATCGGTATCTCGATGCGGCCGATGCAAGCTTCTGAGATGCTGCACGATCAGGCGGTATTCCTGCTCGTCATCGGCGCCATCGCGGAAAAGCATGTCCGCAAGCGGTGCAAACCTCGACCATGCCGGATGAGCCGCGGCATCCACGACTGTGTTCGCAATATCCGATGCATCGACTTGCATCAGCCGGGCCCAGCCCAGCGGTAGCAGGCCAATTCCCCACAGCCTGCCACCATGAGTGTGGTATTGCGTCGGAGCGGTGGTGGGGCCTGCCGCCATTGCCCGGGTGCCCTCGATGACGCTGCCATCGGGCCCTGTGACATCGACTGGCGGATTGGCGAAGAACCGGATGCTGGCCCATTCGGGCTGCATATGGTCGGCAATAGCCTGGTCGCCATGCACGGTCACATCGATCCGGGTGATAGCCGTCAAACATCCCGAAAAATCGTCCGGAATGGCGAAAAAGCGTTGGTCGATTGAAATCGAACCCTGCGGCAGCGACCGTCCCCTTGTGCGTGCCGTTTTCCGGCCCTGTCACCTGAGTAAGTCAGAAACGTCGGATAACGCAATCGATTTGCGGCATTTCAGAGCATACCACATGCTATGCCTGAGGTGGCGCACTGTCTTCAGGGGCATCGCGCGATGGAGCTGGCTTACCCCATGATTGTTGCCGGTTTCCCATGAATGCGTCCATGATCGGATGCGGTTGCTCCGCATATTCGGTCGGGCTCATGCCCATGAAGTAGTGAAACTCGCGCACAAAATGCGGCTGGTCATGGTAATGGCGATCGATTGCCTCGCTCCAGCTGGAGTTCCCTTCGTTCATGAAGGCTGCCAGGCTGCGGATCAGGCGCTGACGCCGCAACACCACGTTGGGTGTGAAGCCGAACCATTTCAGGCACAAACGCTCAAGAGTGCGCGTGCTCACTCCGGCACGTTCTGCGAAGTCGGGTATCTGGAGAAGGTAGGGATCCACCATTGCTTCCTGCGCCGCCCTGATGCGGTGTTCTTCGCGTGGCATTGCTGCATTTTTTAGCAGATAGTCTGAAATGGCCTTGAATTCCTGATCATCGCCCGGCCCTGCATTGTCCAACGCAGTCAATAAGCCGCTCAATCGGGAATAGGCCGGGTGGGTTGAACCATCGAGGCAGGTATCGGCCAAGGCGGAAGCAGGCTCCCCGACATAGGTCGCCCAGCCCAGAGGGAGCAGACCCATTCCCCACACTCTGGTCGCACCGATCGAGAAGGGAACCGGACGGCTAGACGGACCGGTGGCCTGGAAACGGCATCCGTCCAGTGGCGGCCCATCTGCTGTATCGACGACCGGAGGATTGCTACGGAAGAAGCGCAGATTGCCCCATTCAGGAAGCAGCAAATCGCTGACCGTCTGGCCCTCCGGCAAGTCAACTTCCAATCGGTAGATCGTGCTCAGGCAATCCGCCAACGCGGCTGGCGGATCAAAGAACCTCAAGTCTAGGGAAGGACATGCGCTCATATGCAATCGAAGATTCCCTCGCGAAACGACTCCGGGCCGAGCCCGCTATAGCAGAAAGGCGCCGCAGCCGATGCTACGACGCCTTTCTGGTCGATTCGAAAGTGCAACCGGTTACGCCGGAAGCGCGGCTTTTGCCTGACCGATAATGGCCTTGAATGCCGCCTCTTCGTTCATGGCGAGGTCGGCCATGACTTTCCGGTCAAGCTCGATTCCCGCCAGCTTCACGCCGTGCATGAACTGCGAATAGGTCAGGCCTTCGGCGCGAACCGCTGCGTTGATGCGCTGGATCCACAGGGCGCGGAAGCTGCGCTTCTTAACCTTGCGGTCGCGATAGGCGTACTGGCCAGCCTTTTCGACGGCCTGGCGCGCAATGCGAATGGTGTTCTTGCGACGACCGCGATAGCCCTTGGCTTGATCGAGTAGGCGCTTGTGTTTCTGGCGTGTGGTCACGCCGCGTTTGATGCGAGGCATATCTTAAACTCCGTAAAACCGTGCGTGCTCAGCTGAGCCCGTAAGGGGCCCACTTTTTCACCGTCTTCGCATCCGGATCGGCTGCTACTGTGGTGCCGCGGTTCTGGCGGATATACTTGGCATTGTGGCTGATCAGTCGGTGACGCTTACCAGCGACGCCGTGCTTGACCTTGCCGGTTGCGGTGATCTTGAAGCGTTTCTTCACACCGCTCTTGGTCTTCAGCTTGGGCATTTTCATCTCCTGTTCGGATATCGGTTCGGAGACACGTCCAACCAGCCCTGGCAGCCCTAACGGCCAGACCGGAAGATGAATCACGTGTCAGTGAAGTGCGCGCGTCTAGCGGTATGGCGGGAAAATGCAAGCGCTGTGTCGCCTGCCGAACTGGCTATTGCAGTGCGTCGACAACATCTTCCAGCCGCGCCGCATCGCCCAGCGCAATTACGTGACCACCCGACCCTGCATGAAGCGGATCACCATTCCAGTCTGACATCACGCCGCCGGCCCCTTCGACGACCGGTACCAGGGCTGCGAAATCATGCAGTTTGAGGCCCGCCTCAACCACCATATCGAGATGGCCGCTGGCGAGCATCGCATAGTTGTAGCAGTCTCCGCCCATCACCATGCGTTGGTGATCGGTCGCTCCGGCCAAATTCATGAAGCGCTGGCCATCCTCCGGGCTGAAATAATGCGGACCGGTGGTCGCGAGTGTGGCATCTTGCATTTCCTTGCACACCCGAGTGCTGACAGGCGTGCCGTTCAAAGTCGTGCCCTGACCGGTTACGCCGATCCAGCGCTCGCCCAGAATCGGTTGGTCAATTACGCCCAGAACCGGGAAACCGCGATCAACCAAGGCAATCAGCGTGCCAAAGATCGGTCTTCCGGCCAGAAAACCCGTGGTGCCATCGATCGGATCAAGCACCCACTGACGGCCCGTTTCGCCCTCTTCCTCGCCAAATTCCTCGCCGATCACGCCATCGCGGGCCGCCTCCGCCTTGAGAATACGGCGCATCTCTTCCTCAGCGGCACGATCCGCGATCGTAACCGGAGAAGCATCGGATTTCCGTTCGGCCGTTACAGTACGGTAATGCGGGCGGATGGCATCACGCGCAGCGTCGGCGAGGCGATTGGCAATGGCAATCTGGTCAGTCAGGTTCATCCTGTGCCGATGGGCGGGGTCGCGACAATGGTCAAGAGCGCACGCCCACTCTGATAAAAAGGGATGCGGGCACAACATGTTAAGCATACTTGCCAGCTCGCAGCAGGTGACGTTAGGCAATTGAATGGGGTCGCGCCCGGGGGCACACAACGTCACGACTATGCCGTCACAGGCCGAATATCCGGTTTTCGTACCACGAACTGGCGCCACGCCGGATGGCGTTCCGCTGTCGGTCAACCGCGCCCCTGCGGCCGACCTGGAACCGTGGATTTCCCGGGTTATGGTCGCCATTGCCGATGCCCCCACGGACGTCGCTTCGATCGGATATCTTTGCAACGATGCTGGCTATATCCGGACCGCTATTGATGCGCATTGGACCACCTATACCGCAGAAGGCGCGTTGCACTGGCGTAACCAGTCATTCCTGTGTGGCCAGCACTCGGTCGCAATGAAACTGACCAGCCGCGGGCCGATCAAGGTCTCCGGCATCATGCTGAAGCCCGGAGCCATGCGGGTGCTTTGGGGCATCAATGACGGCGCATTGCTCGACAAGATTCGCCCGTTGGGTACGACTGGCACCGATGATCATGCGCTAACCGGGCTATACGAGAATGGCATCACGCCCGAGGAATGGCTGGAACGGATCGAGGACTGGCTACGTTCCGAAATTGCCGCGCGCGGAGCGCCGAAGCCCGAGCGGATTGCGCAGCAATTGGAGGCGGCAGCTTTCGCTGATCCCAATATGTCCCCTGGCGATTTCTGCGAGCGGGAAGGCATCGCGCCGCGACGCATGCAGCGCATCTGCAAGCGCGATTTCGGCCTTTCTCCCAAACAGGTTCTGCGCCGCGCCCGCACGCTGGATCTCGCCGCCCGTATGTGCGGTGTCGCAGACAAGGACGAGGAGCAGGAATTCCTGCTCCGCTATTTTGACCAGTCCCACCAGATCCGCGATTTTACCGCGCTGTTTGGCCGTAGCCCCCAGCAATTCATGAACAATCGCCAGCCCTTGCTGACGCTAAGCCTCGAGATCCGTCAGGCGCGGCGTCTCGAGCTGCTAAACCGGATCGCACCGGACGCCATTCGCCCGTGGATGCGCGAGCCATTCAGACCCCTGGCGGCGTAATCGCAGCCTAGTCGAAGAGCGAGCTGACCGAGCTTTCATCGGCGATGCGGCGCACGGCTTCACCGATCAGCGGCGCAATCGTAAGATACCGAATACGGTCCGAATCCGAAGCTGCATCCGTGGCGCCGATCGTGTCGGTAATCACCAGCTCTGTCAGCGCCGAACTATCGACGCGGGACACGGCAGCGCCGGAAAGCACTCCATGTGTGATGTAAGCTGCCACCGACTTGGCGCCCTGGTCGAGCAAAGCCTGTGCCGCGTTGCACAGCGTCCCGCCCGAATCGATAATGTCGTCAATCAGAATGCAATGCCGCCCCTTCACATCGCCGATGATGTTCATGACTTCGCTTTCGCCAGGGCGGTCGCGGCGTTTGTCGACGATTGCCAACGGCGCATTGTCGAGCCGCTTGGCCAAGGCCCGCGCACGCACCACGCCGCCAACGTCGGGCGACACAACCATCAGGTCCTGGTCGCCATAGCGCGCCTGAATATCCGCCGCCATTACTGGCGCTGCATAAAGGTTGTCCGTGGGTATATCGAAAAAGCCCTGGATCTGGCCCGCATGCAGATCGACCGAGAGGACACGATCAGCACCCGCCTCGGTAATCAGGTTGGCAACCAGCTTGGCCGAGATCGGGGTCCGCGGGCCTGGCTTCCGGTCTTGCCGTGCATAACCGAAATAGGGCACGACAGCAGTGATCCGGCGGGCCGAAGCGCGGCGCAGCGCATCGATCCCGATCAGCAGCTCCATCAAATTGTCATTGGCCGGAAAGCTGGTCGACTGAACCAGAAACACATCCTCACCGCGCACATTCTCATGGATCTCGACGAAGATTTCTTCATCTGCGAACCGGCGCACGCTGGCATCGGTCAGCGGAATTTCGAGATAGGCGGCAATCGCCCGGGCGAGCGGCAAATTGGAATTGCCGGCCATGATTTTCATGAAAGCTGTCCCCAGTCATACAAGAGCCACTTGTGCGACTCGGTAGGCGCGCAGGATTAGCCGCACCTCCGGCGCTTGGGAACATGGCGATGCGGAGTTTTAGTCCGGTTTTGGGAAAAGCGAGATCGCGCTTATGTACGGTGTTCGCCCCTGATCCACCGAACCGTGCCGCTGGAGGCCCGCATGACAACGCTTTCGGTGGTCATTACACCACCGCGCTTGCGTTTGACCCCGTCGAGGAGCGAGCCCGAAGTGACGCCGGTGGCGGCAAAAATGCAGTCTCCCTTGGCCAAATCTTCCAGCTTGTAGATCCGGTCAAAATCCGCATCGGCAATGCCCCATTTCCGGGCACGAGCCTTCTCGTCGTCATTGCGGAAAACGAGGCGCCCGTTGAACTGGCCGCCAACACAGCGCAGCGCTGCCGCGGCGAGCACGCCTTCGGGCGCTCCGCCCTGTCCCATATACATGTCGATCGTGGTGTCTTCGTCGGTCACCGCGATCACGCCGGCAACGTCACCGTCGCCGATCAGCACGACGCCGCATCCAAGGCCCCGAAGTTCGGCAATCAGGTCGGCATGGCGCGGGCGATCGAGCACGCAGACGATAATGTCCTGCGGCTCCACGCCTTTGGCCTTGGCGACTGCCTCGACATTTTCGGTCGGCGATTTGGCCAGATCGATAACGCCCTCGGGATAACCGGGGCCGACCGCGAGCTTGTCCATATAGGTGTCCGGCGCGTTGAGCAGGTTGCCCTCTTCTGCTGCAGCCAGCACGGCAAGCGCATTGGGCCCGGCCTTGGCCGTAATGGTGGTGCCTTCCAGCGGGTCCAGCGCGATATCGATCTTGGGGCCCTTGCCGGGTGCGCCGCCAACTTTCTCGCCGATATACAACATCGGGGCTTCGTCGCGCTCGCCTTCTCCGATTACCACGGTGCCGTCCATATAGAGTTCGTCGAACGCCTCGCGCATGGCTTCCACTGCGGCTGCGTCGGCGGCCTTCTCGTCGCCGCGCCCGATCAGGCTAGAGGCGGCAATGGCGGCCTTTTCGGTCACCCGGACCATCTCCAGCACGAGGACCCGGTCGAGAACCGAGCTGGCGGCAGTCTTTGTGGATGTGTTCATGGCGAATTCAGTCCCTCTGGTGCGTTTGGGCGGCGGATTAGACGGGGAGTGGGGTATTGTCGATACGTGCGGGGGTTCTGGCCACACTTGTGCTGCACATGCCGCTAGCTGCCCAGCAATCGGGAAATCCATCGCCAACCGCCGAACAGGTGCTGGAAGAAGCGAAAGAAGAATACGGCCCGCCGCCGCCCGACCCGCCGAAACGGGTCGAATGCGACGACCCAATTGGCAACGAGATCGTGGTCTGTGCGGAGCTGGAAGAGCAATCGCAGTTTCGTGTACGGTCGAGCCTTGACGAAGGCGATGATTCACACCTGAAATGGGAGGGCGATCCCCCCAACGTCGCTGGCCCCGGCATCTTCACAGGCAAGGCGACTGTTTCAGGCTGCATCAAAGGCGTGAATTGCCCGCCGCCACCGGTCTACTATTTCGATATTACAGCCTTGCCCGAAGCGCCCGAGGGCTCCGACGCCGACAAGATTGCAAAAGGTGAGAAGAAGCCCGGTCCTTAGGGTGGCAATCAGCTGCGCAGGATTGGCATGATCAGTGGATCGTCGGTCAGGCTGTCGCTGCCAGCAAGCATCTCTATCGCTGCACGCACATTGCGCACCGGCCCCTGATGGGTGACCATCGCCACCAGCACGCCGTCGGCCCCGTCCGCTTCGCCTTCCTGGATCAGGCTCTGGATCGACACCCCCGCATCGCGCATCGCCGCAGTAATCTCTGCCAGGACGCCGGGCCGGTCCGCGACCGTGAAGCGGATATAGGAGCGGCTTTCGCGTGCACCCGAATCCGCCTTGGGCATTGCGACCAACTGCTGCGTCGGCACAGAGAACGCTGCGCCCGCATCGCCGCGCGCCAAATCGATCAGATCGGCAACGACAGCGCTTGCCGTCGGACCGTCACCTGCCCCGGCACCCTGGAACAGCAGCCTGCCCGAAAAATTCCCTTCCGCGACTACCGCGTTGGTCGGGCCATCGATTGGCGCAAGCGGATGATCTTTTGCGACCAGGCATGGTCGCACGCGCTGGAGCATGCGGGGGCCTGCGGTGGATTGCTCCACGTCGGCCACACCGATCAGTCGCACAACATAGCCAAGCGCGTCAGCCTGCGCGATATCGGCCGCCCGCACCCGTCGGATGCCATCGATCTCGACGCTTTCGAAATCGATCTGTGCGCCGAACGACAGAGCCGCCAGAATCGCCAGCTTGTGGGCCGCATCCACGCCATCGATATCGAAAGCCGGATCAGCCTCGGCGAAGCCAAGCCGTTGCGCATCGGCCAGGGTTTCGCCGAAATCTGCGCCGGAGCTTTCCATCGCGGTGAGGATGTAATTGCAGGTCCCGTTGAGGATTCCGTAGACGCGGTCGATCGCATTGGCGGAGGCGCCTTCGCGAAGCCCCTTCACCACCGGGATACCACCTGCGACAGCGGCTTCGAAACGCAGCCCGGCGCCATTCGTCTCGGCCGTGCCCGCCAATTCCATGCCGTGATGGGCGATCATCGCCTTGTTGGCCGTCACCAGGCCTTTTCCCGCGGCCAGCGTATCGCGGGCCAGGGCGAGCGTCGGGCCATCGGACCCGCCAACCAGCTCTACCACCACATCGACATCGTCACGCTTGGCCATTTCGGCCATGTCGTCGCACCAGGCAAAGCCCGACAGGTCGACGCCGCGATCCTTCGTCCGGTCGCGTGCACTGACGGCTGCGATGGTGATGGGCCTGCCGGCCCGGGCTTCGACCAAAGCGCGGTTTTCTTCCAGCAACCGGATAACACCGGCACCGACAGTCCCGAGCCCGGCAATCGCCAGCCGTAGCGGTTTTCGGTCCAGACCGGTCATGCCGCCACCAGCGTATCGGCGAAGAGGCCCCGGACCCGGTTAGGAATGGGAACAGGCATGCCGGTCTCCAGATCGACATGCACCTGGACCAGGTCGATGGCCGCGCGAAGATCCTCTGCACCGCCTTCGCCATGCAGCTCGATCCGCTGGGCCATCGAAGAATTGCCGATCCGCGTTGTCACAGCACGGCCTTCGACCCATTCGCGCAGCCGGATCGGTTTCTTGAACGTCACATTGGCTTGCGCGACGTGGAATTCCAGAGAGTCCTCGCCTGCAACATGAAGGCCTGCTGCTTCCCAATATTCGGTCACCAATATGTCGGCATATTCGAGATAGCGCGAATTGAAGACCACACCCTGCGGGTCAACTTCGGCATAGCGCACACGGAAACGGTGTCGAAATGATTGTGTCATGGTCGATGCCTCTAGCGGGGCGCAGGGCAAGGACGGAACCACTTAATCTTGTATCGCTGCTAGCTGCCCTTGAGAATTGGCACATGTAGCAGTCATCAGCCTTGCGGCGGCGTGCGGTTGCGGTCGCACGGGCCGAGGCTGCCCATCACAAAGCGGTAATCTTCCGAAGCCTGTGCACGATTCGCCGGATCACGGGATAGATTGGCGGGTCCCGGCAAGACAGCAGGCAGGAAGCAGGCAAGCCGGTACCAGGCCAGTGTTTCACGCTGCGGAACGCTCACGGCCTGATCGACGATTTCGGAATAGGAAACGCCCCATGCAGGGGCCATCCCCGGCCGTCGGACCACACTCATCGCCAGCGGTTCGCCATCCGTCGTATCGAGAAAAAACTGCGTTTCCGATTCGCCCGACAAATTTCCTCTGACAGACAACGCATCGCGAATGCCGGCCAGCTCAGGCGCGGCATCACGCTCGGCAAAGGCAGAAAGAATCGGACGCAAGCGTGCTTCCAGCGGCTCGCTCCACAGCATTTGGGCATCGCGCGCGACCAGCTGAACATCACCGGTCCGCCCTGGCACAGGCCGTGCAAACAGCAAGACTTCCAACCGCTTCAGCTTGGGCGGTTTGCCACGCGAATCAAGCGGCAGGTCGACGAGGTAACGCAGTGATTCGCCCACTGGTACCGTGCCGGCAATCAGCGCGAGCGTTTCCGCTTCGACATACAGGCGCACATTGCCCGGCGCGACGCCGCGCGCACGCTCGGCCGGAACGATCGCTTGCTTCTTCACCTTCGCGCGCACGACCAGATCCGATGCATCCGCAAGATCAGCCAGATCAGCCCAGGTGGCGCCTGCTTCCGCAGTGGGAAAGGCAGATTGGGCGTGGGCGGGATGCCCCGCCGCCAGGGCAAAAAGGCCCACGGCAATCAGGCAAGACTGGCGAATCGCGATCATCAGGATAGTCTCCTTCGTCCTGCCCGACTCGGAATACTGCGCAGGATTTTCGCAAGTATCCCATGCCTGTGCGGCGTGAATCATCCCTTAACCGATAAAGCGTTTGCGCGCGTCATACATCCTAGCTAAAGCCCTCCGCTCCGGGGCTGGAGAGAGACAATTTCCCGGAACAAATGCATCCAGGGTGCTTGGGGAGCGCCGTATCGACTCTAAGTGTCGATTCGACTTTCCGCGCGCTTCCTGCGATGGATTGAAGGATCGCCGTCCGGTGCAGCCGCCGGACATTAGAAGCCGGGTAAACCGGCGCTGACGGAGTGATGCGACTGCATGGCCTACGCTGACCAACAGATGAGCGGCAATCGAGTGATTGCCATTGTCATCGTTGCTCTTATTCACGTCGTGATCGGCTACGTGCTCATCACCGGACTTGCCTACGAAGCGGCCGTTAAGGTCATCGAGCGGGTAACGACGGTTGATATCGAGGAGCCGCCACCACCTGAAGACGAGCCGCCCCCCCCGGAAGAGATTCCGGAAACGGCACCACCACCGCCGGTGGCACCGCCGCCACCGATCAATATCGCGCCGGCACCGCCGCAGATTCAGACCCAGCCAAATATTCCACCGCCGTCACCACCGGCTTTGCGAATTCCTCCGGCTGCGCCTGTGGCACCACCTGCCCCACCACCGCCTCCGCCTCCGGCTTTCCAGCCGAAGGATCCGACGCCGCGTGGCAATCCGGGCCGTTGGGTGACGACGAACGACTATCCTTCGCGGTCCATTCGTGAAGAGCAGGAAGGCGTTACTTCGGTACGTCTGACTGTGGGAACCAATGGCCGTGTTCAAAGCTGCCAGGTGACCCGCTCGAGCGGACATTCGCAGTTGGATGATGCGACGTGCAAGAACATGCAACGTCGTGCACGTTTCCGCCCCGCGACTGACGGGAATGGCGACGAAGTCGTGGGCACCTATTCACAATCGGTGCGCTGGCAGTTGCCTGAGTAACCGGATTTTCAATTTTTCTTATTTTCGAGAGGATCTCGCAAATGATTATCAATCTTCTTACAGCTGCTGCCGGTGAATCCGCGCCGCAGAACCAGTTCGGTTTCTGGGAAGCCATGGAACAAGGCGGCGCAATCGCCTGGTTCATCTTCGGCGTCCTCGTGATCATGTCGATCGGTTCGTTCTACATCCTGATCACCAAGCTGCTCGAGCAGAACAAGATCATGAAGCAGTACAAAGGCGTCCGCACCAATTTCTGGAAGGCTCCGAGCCTGAAGGACGGCGCGACCAAGCTCGACAAGAACAGCGCATGGCGCCAGATTGTCGACGACGCCCTGAAAGCCGATGAAGACCACTCCAAGATGACCGATCAGCGCGAAGCGCATGATTACCTGCACGGTTCGCTGCAGTCGTCGGAAGACTCGATCAATGCCAAACTTGCGGGCGGTCTGCCGTTCCTCGCATCGGTCGGCGCAACCGCACCGTTCATCGGCCTGCTCGGCACGGTGATCGGTATCTATCGCGCCCTGATCAACATCGGTCTCGCCGGCTCGGCTTCGATCGACAAGGTCGCAGGTCCGGTTGGTGAAGCCCTGATCATGACCGCGATTGGTCTGCTCGTGGCTGTGCCTGCTGTGCTTGCCTATAACTGGTTGCAGAGCCGTAACCGCCGGATTGCCGAACTCCTCACCGGGTTCTCGACCGACGTGCTTGCGTTCATCAGCTCGGACGGCAAGGTCAAGCCGACTGTCGTGGCAGCACCCGCTGCCAAGCCGGCAGCTGCCAAGCCTGCTGCACCTGCAGCCAAGAAGTAAGGTGGGAATGCGGGCGGTCAGCCAGATGGCGGCCGCCCGCTCATCTCTTCTCTTAATGACTAACAGATAGGATGTAGTCATGGCTATTTCAGCAGGAGGCGGTGGAGACACCCCAATGGCCGACATTA
This is a stretch of genomic DNA from Parerythrobacter jejuensis. It encodes these proteins:
- a CDS encoding helix-turn-helix domain-containing protein, which translates into the protein MTAITRIDVTVHGDQAIADHMQPEWASIRFFANPPVDVTGPDGSVIEGTRAMAAGPTTAPTQYHTHGGRLWGIGLLPLGWARLMQVDASDIANTVVDAAAHPAWSRFAPLADMLFRDGADDEQEYRLIVQHLRSLHRPHRDTDRIVQAHRALVDHATVNVAEFAAKLDLSKRTLERLCNKHFGFPPAVLLRRQRLMRSLMDYMLSTDRKWSEVIDGSYHDQAHFVREFHSFMGMSPRDYAALDTPILDALIRQRSELKGAATQTLEGPDG
- a CDS encoding helix-turn-helix domain-containing protein, producing MRFFDPPAALADCLSTIYRLEVDLPEGQTVSDLLLPEWGNLRFFRSNPPVVDTADGPPLDGCRFQATGPSSRPVPFSIGATRVWGMGLLPLGWATYVGEPASALADTCLDGSTHPAYSRLSGLLTALDNAGPGDDQEFKAISDYLLKNAAMPREEHRIRAAQEAMVDPYLLQIPDFAERAGVSTRTLERLCLKWFGFTPNVVLRRQRLIRSLAAFMNEGNSSWSEAIDRHYHDQPHFVREFHYFMGMSPTEYAEQPHPIMDAFMGNRQQSWGKPAPSRDAPEDSAPPQA
- the rplT gene encoding 50S ribosomal protein L20, encoding MPRIKRGVTTRQKHKRLLDQAKGYRGRRKNTIRIARQAVEKAGQYAYRDRKVKKRSFRALWIQRINAAVRAEGLTYSQFMHGVKLAGIELDRKVMADLAMNEEAAFKAIIGQAKAALPA
- the rpmI gene encoding 50S ribosomal protein L35; the protein is MPKLKTKSGVKKRFKITATGKVKHGVAGKRHRLISHNAKYIRQNRGTTVAADPDAKTVKKWAPYGLS
- the hisN gene encoding histidinol-phosphatase, coding for MNLTDQIAIANRLADAARDAIRPHYRTVTAERKSDASPVTIADRAAEEEMRRILKAEAARDGVIGEEFGEEEGETGRQWVLDPIDGTTGFLAGRPIFGTLIALVDRGFPVLGVIDQPILGERWIGVTGQGTTLNGTPVSTRVCKEMQDATLATTGPHYFSPEDGQRFMNLAGATDHQRMVMGGDCYNYAMLASGHLDMVVEAGLKLHDFAALVPVVEGAGGVMSDWNGDPLHAGSGGHVIALGDAARLEDVVDALQ
- a CDS encoding helix-turn-helix domain-containing protein, producing the protein MGSRPGAHNVTTMPSQAEYPVFVPRTGATPDGVPLSVNRAPAADLEPWISRVMVAIADAPTDVASIGYLCNDAGYIRTAIDAHWTTYTAEGALHWRNQSFLCGQHSVAMKLTSRGPIKVSGIMLKPGAMRVLWGINDGALLDKIRPLGTTGTDDHALTGLYENGITPEEWLERIEDWLRSEIAARGAPKPERIAQQLEAAAFADPNMSPGDFCEREGIAPRRMQRICKRDFGLSPKQVLRRARTLDLAARMCGVADKDEEQEFLLRYFDQSHQIRDFTALFGRSPQQFMNNRQPLLTLSLEIRQARRLELLNRIAPDAIRPWMREPFRPLAA
- a CDS encoding ribose-phosphate pyrophosphokinase produces the protein MKIMAGNSNLPLARAIAAYLEIPLTDASVRRFADEEIFVEIHENVRGEDVFLVQSTSFPANDNLMELLIGIDALRRASARRITAVVPYFGYARQDRKPGPRTPISAKLVANLITEAGADRVLSVDLHAGQIQGFFDIPTDNLYAAPVMAADIQARYGDQDLMVVSPDVGGVVRARALAKRLDNAPLAIVDKRRDRPGESEVMNIIGDVKGRHCILIDDIIDSGGTLCNAAQALLDQGAKSVAAYITHGVLSGAAVSRVDSSALTELVITDTIGATDAASDSDRIRYLTIAPLIGEAVRRIADESSVSSLFD
- the glpX gene encoding class II fructose-bisphosphatase, which codes for MNTSTKTAASSVLDRVLVLEMVRVTEKAAIAASSLIGRGDEKAADAAAVEAMREAFDELYMDGTVVIGEGERDEAPMLYIGEKVGGAPGKGPKIDIALDPLEGTTITAKAGPNALAVLAAAEEGNLLNAPDTYMDKLAVGPGYPEGVIDLAKSPTENVEAVAKAKGVEPQDIIVCVLDRPRHADLIAELRGLGCGVVLIGDGDVAGVIAVTDEDTTIDMYMGQGGAPEGVLAAAALRCVGGQFNGRLVFRNDDEKARARKWGIADADFDRIYKLEDLAKGDCIFAATGVTSGSLLDGVKRKRGGVMTTESVVMRASSGTVRWIRGEHRT
- a CDS encoding homoserine dehydrogenase, producing the protein MTGLDRKPLRLAIAGLGTVGAGVIRLLEENRALVEARAGRPITIAAVSARDRTKDRGVDLSGFAWCDDMAEMAKRDDVDVVVELVGGSDGPTLALARDTLAAGKGLVTANKAMIAHHGMELAGTAETNGAGLRFEAAVAGGIPVVKGLREGASANAIDRVYGILNGTCNYILTAMESSGADFGETLADAQRLGFAEADPAFDIDGVDAAHKLAILAALSFGAQIDFESVEIDGIRRVRAADIAQADALGYVVRLIGVADVEQSTAGPRMLQRVRPCLVAKDHPLAPIDGPTNAVVAEGNFSGRLLFQGAGAGDGPTASAVVADLIDLARGDAGAAFSVPTQQLVAMPKADSGARESRSYIRFTVADRPGVLAEITAAMRDAGVSIQSLIQEGEADGADGVLVAMVTHQGPVRNVRAAIEMLAGSDSLTDDPLIMPILRS
- a CDS encoding acyl-CoA thioesterase; protein product: MTQSFRHRFRVRYAEVDPQGVVFNSRYLEYADILVTEYWEAAGLHVAGEDSLEFHVAQANVTFKKPIRLREWVEGRAVTTRIGNSSMAQRIELHGEGGAEDLRAAIDLVQVHVDLETGMPVPIPNRVRGLFADTLVAA
- a CDS encoding energy transducer TonB, which codes for MAYADQQMSGNRVIAIVIVALIHVVIGYVLITGLAYEAAVKVIERVTTVDIEEPPPPEDEPPPPEEIPETAPPPPVAPPPPINIAPAPPQIQTQPNIPPPSPPALRIPPAAPVAPPAPPPPPPPAFQPKDPTPRGNPGRWVTTNDYPSRSIREEQEGVTSVRLTVGTNGRVQSCQVTRSSGHSQLDDATCKNMQRRARFRPATDGNGDEVVGTYSQSVRWQLPE
- a CDS encoding MotA/TolQ/ExbB proton channel family protein codes for the protein MIINLLTAAAGESAPQNQFGFWEAMEQGGAIAWFIFGVLVIMSIGSFYILITKLLEQNKIMKQYKGVRTNFWKAPSLKDGATKLDKNSAWRQIVDDALKADEDHSKMTDQREAHDYLHGSLQSSEDSINAKLAGGLPFLASVGATAPFIGLLGTVIGIYRALINIGLAGSASIDKVAGPVGEALIMTAIGLLVAVPAVLAYNWLQSRNRRIAELLTGFSTDVLAFISSDGKVKPTVVAAPAAKPAAAKPAAPAAKK